The Microbispora sp. ZYX-F-249 sequence CCGGCAGCGGGGCCGGGTTCAGCGCGAACGGGGCGTACCGCTCCGACTTGGCGCCCGGCGTCGGCGTGACCACGACCTGGTCGATGCGGGTGTCGACGAGGCACAGGTCGTTGGACAGCCCGTCGCCGTCGAGGTCGTTCATCGCGATCGCCGCCCCGACCGAGGAGATCCAGGCGTCGATGTGCGTGTAGTCCTTGTTGACCTTGCGGATCGACTGCTGGGTGTAGCCGCTCGGCAGGGACACCGACAGCGGTTCGAAGGCGTACTTGCTCGCCGTCTCCGCCGTCTGCGCGGCCGAGTACGAGGGCAGACGGGCGATCAGGAAGGCGGTCGCGACCAGCACGAGCGCCACGATCCCCGCCAGCTGCCTGCGCAGCCAGCCAAGTGTCGCGGTCACTGGATAACACCTCCAAGGGAGACGAATTCGTTGGCGATGCACTGACGCCACAGCTCGTAGGCGGGCGGGTCGCCGTCGCGCAGCGGCTGCGGCGGGCGGACCGTCTGGGTGACCTCGGCGGCCCGGTCCTCGGGCAGGCCGCAGAGGATCTCGGTGGCCAGGCGGGTGTGCGGCACGACCAGACCGGCCCGCACCCGCGCCTCGGCGGCGAAGGCGGCGCCCTGGGCGAGGAGCGGGCGGTGCTCGCCCGCCCGGTCGCGCAGCGTCAGCAGCTCCTCCTCGGCCGCGCCGCCGGCGTAGGTGGCGGCCAGGCCGGCGCCCGCGTACATGTCGGCGTGCCGCGACGGGTCGAACCGGTCGATCAGGTCCGCGCACCGCTCCGCGTCGGTCCCGGCGACGAACCAGATCGCGCGGCCGATGCCCTGGTCGATCGCACGGTTGGCGTACGGCCGCGTCGCGTCCGCCGGCCAGGGGAAGGCCGGGTCGCGGTACTGGCCGTGGACGTACTGATCGGTGCGGAAGTAGGCCTGGTGGAAGCCGTAGCCGTCCAGCGCCAGCCAGCGCAGCACCGGGTCGAGCGACTCGGCCTTCGGCCACAGGAACCGCGGCAGGCGGGCCATCGCCCAGCCGATGCCGACGTAGACCATGTAGATGTGCCGGCCGCCGCGCCCGGCGAGGAACTCCTCGATCCGCCCGCCGCCGAACGGCGTCGCGTCGAGGATGGCGAAGGCCATGCCGGCGCCCTCGTAGGCGAAGCCACGGAAGCGGGTGGGCACCTGCTCCAGGCGGGCCTCCGCCTCCTCGACCGTGCACGCCTCCATCGCGTACGCGTAACCCTTGAGGAAGGTCTCACCGACTGTCTCGAGCAGGTCCCGGGACTCCGCGCTCTTCACGTGGAAACCCCGCGTGGCGAGCTTCGTCTCCGAGACGTTCGGAGTCATGATCCGGCGCCTCAGTGACCGCAGAAAACTCGTCAATTGCCTCTACCGCCCTCCGGACTATCCCTTAAGTACGGACAATCATGAAGTTATTCACGCATATCGCTTCGAGCCGGGCCACTTCAAAAGTGCCCGTTTCTCCGGCATTTCCGGGCACGCCGAAAGAATCGCTCACGAGTGATTTCGTTCTCGCACACGCGAGAATCGGGCAGGTATTCGCGCGGCCGGTCGCGCGCGGAACCGCGGGCCGCGACTCCGCCCCGCCGGCCGCGGCTCAGCAGGCTCAGGCCACCGGGCTCAGGCCACCGGGCTCAGCTCAGCGGGCTCAGCCCACGAGGCGGCCGGCGAAGTGCGCGCGCACCCGGCCCCGCCACAGCTCGTAGGCCGGCACCGCGCCGGACGCGTCCGGGGCGACCTCGCTGTCGTCGGCGAGCGCGACCGCGTCCCGTACGGACAGTCCCGCGAGGGCGGCGGTGGCGACCTCGGTGTGCTCCGGCACGAATCCGGCGTAGCCGCGCGCCTTGGCCGCGAACACCGATCCCTGGGCCACCTCGGGACCGTGCCCGCCCGCCTCCCCGAGCAGCACGGCCAGCGCGTCCGCGTCGCAGCCGCCGGCGAACGTGGCGGCCAGCCCCACCCCGCTCCACAGGTCCGCCTGCCGGTGGCTCGCGAAACGGCTCACGGCGGTGGCGACGTCGCGCACCCGGGCGCCGTGGATGAACCACAGCGCCCGCCCGATGCCCTGGTCGACGGCCCGCAGGAAGTAGCCGGGCGAGCCCTCCCAGGAGTAGGGCGCGGGCACCCGCTGCTCGTCCACCCAGCGGCGGGTGTCGAAGTAGGCGCGGTCGAAGCCGTAGCCGTCCACCGCCAGCCAGCTCATCGTCGGGTAGTACGGCGAGCCGCCGAGGTCCGGCATGACCTTGCGCCACAGGACGCGGGGCAGCCGGGCCATGGCGAAGCCGATGCCGATGTAGGTGAGGAAGATGTGCGGCTGCCCGGGCCCGAGCAGCAGGTCGCGGGTGCGGTGGCCGCGCCCGCCGCCCATGGCGTCGAGCACCGTGCACGCCATCGTCGCGCCCTCGTAGGCGAAGCCGCGCAGCTCCGGCTCGACCATGCTCAGCCTGCGCTCGAGCTCCCACTGGTCACGGGTGTCGATCCCCCATTCGAACCCGCAGACGACGGACTGCGGGATCCGCTCCAGCCGCTGCGTGACCGCGGAGGGGGAACCCGGAAATCCCCGCGCGGCGAAGGTCACATCGAACAGGGACGGGGCCAGAAAAAGCCTGCGGAGCGAACCGGACAACGTCGACATGCCACACCTCTCACTAGTGGCGCCTCCCGGCGGACCGGACTTTTATCAGCATGCGTCCGCGGAACAATTCCGGCTTTTCGCAAAGTGCGCGATCGATCGGACATCCGGCGCTTCCTCAGGCATTCCGCTGCCAGCGCACATTCGGAGAAGACCCCGCGCCACGGGCGGCCGGCCGGGGGCGCGGCACGGGCCAGGAGAGGGCCGTCCACGGCGACGGCCGGGGAGCGGACCACGGCGCGGACCACGGCGCGGACCACGGTGAGGCGGGTTCCGGCCCGGGCTCCGGTTCCTCGTCCCCGGCCCTGGCGGCGACGGCGGCGATCACCGCGACGACCGCCGCCAGTTCCTCGGGTGTCGGGTCACCGCGTACGACGATCAGGCCTGTCTCGTCCGGCACGCTCTCGGCCACGCTGTCCTCCACGTCCGCCTCCCGTCTCGACGGTCACATCCGGCGGCGGCGGCGGGCAACTTCCTGGATGCCCGCCGGGGGTTAGATCGCGGCTCAGATCGCGGCCTGGTCGTCGAACTCCAGCACGAGCGGCAGATCGGCCCGGCGCGTGATGCCGAGCTTGCGATAGGTCCGGGTGAGGTGCTGCTCGACGGTGCTGACCGTGATGTAGAGCCTGGTCGCGATCTCGCGGTTGGTGTAACCGGCCGCGGCCAGGGACGCGACCCTCCGCTCGGCGTCGCTCAGCGCGCCGACCGGCTCGGCGGCCGGCGGGCGGGGCGCGACCTCCGCGTCGCCCGCCGGGGACGGCGCCGCGTCCGGCGCCGGGGCGCCGCACTCCGCCGCCACGGCCCGCACCCGCGCGGAGACGGTCCTGGCCCGGCGGTACTCACCGAGCGCCTCGTAGGTCTCCACCAGGTCGGCCAGCGCGCGGCCCAGCTCGTACGCGTCGCCCGCGGCCTGCAGGCATCCCGTCGCCTGGCGCAGCAGTGGCGGGCGGGCCGCCGGGGCGAGCGTGGCGGCCAGCACCCGGAGGGCGACTCCCCTGCCCCGCGGGTCGTCCGGCACGCCGCCGTCCAGCTGGGCCCGGGCGAGCTCGCCCGCCTCCTCCACCTGGCCCATGCGCAGGCACGCCTCGGCGGCCTCGGCCCGCCAGGGAATCAGCCCCGGGGTGTCCAGGTTCCACTCCCGCATCAGGTCGCCGCAGCGCTGGAAGTCGCGCAGCGCGAGCGCCGGGTAGCCGGTCGCCAGGCTGTGGCGGCCCCGCGCGTGCAGGTAGTGCAGGCCGTACCGGGTCTGGAACATCGCATCGGGGACGGGCACGTCCAGAGCCTCGCGCACCGCTTCGTACCTGCCCATCGCGGTCAGGGCCAGGATGAGGACGCCCAGCGGCCCGCCGACCGCGACGCCCCAGCCGCTCACCGGAATGATCTTCAGCGCGGAGCGCGCGTGCCGCTCGGCGGCCGGCATGTCCCCGCGGCGTACGGCTATCTCGGCCCGGATGGCCGCGAGCCTGGCCCTCCTGCTGGGCGCCTGCCGCGCCGTCGCCTCGGCGGCGAACAGGTCGCACCACGGGACCGCCCGGTCGGAGCGTCCGGCGTAGACCAGCGTCAGCAGCGAGTTCTCGATCGTGTCCAGCGACATCTCCTCGAGGCCGGAGCCCTCGAGGATGCGCTCCACGGCGTCGGCGTGCTCCTCGCGCGGTCCCTGCGCGAGCACCTCCGCGAGGGCGAGCGCCGACTCCAGCCGCCGGCTCGCCGAGACCGAGACGATGCCCGCCAGCCCCGCCTCCCCCGGGGCCTCCCGCAGCCCGGCCAGGAAGGGGGGATAGGCCGCGCGCAGCCACAGCCGCGCCACCAGGAGCTCGGCGAGCGTCTCCGGGTCGGCGGACCCGCCCAGCTCGTGCACCTG is a genomic window containing:
- a CDS encoding DUF1702 family protein, with product MTSFLRSLRRRIMTPNVSETKLATRGFHVKSAESRDLLETVGETFLKGYAYAMEACTVEEAEARLEQVPTRFRGFAYEGAGMAFAILDATPFGGGRIEEFLAGRGGRHIYMVYVGIGWAMARLPRFLWPKAESLDPVLRWLALDGYGFHQAYFRTDQYVHGQYRDPAFPWPADATRPYANRAIDQGIGRAIWFVAGTDAERCADLIDRFDPSRHADMYAGAGLAATYAGGAAEEELLTLRDRAGEHRPLLAQGAAFAAEARVRAGLVVPHTRLATEILCGLPEDRAAEVTQTVRPPQPLRDGDPPAYELWRQCIANEFVSLGGVIQ
- a CDS encoding DUF1702 family protein — translated: MSTLSGSLRRLFLAPSLFDVTFAARGFPGSPSAVTQRLERIPQSVVCGFEWGIDTRDQWELERRLSMVEPELRGFAYEGATMACTVLDAMGGGRGHRTRDLLLGPGQPHIFLTYIGIGFAMARLPRVLWRKVMPDLGGSPYYPTMSWLAVDGYGFDRAYFDTRRWVDEQRVPAPYSWEGSPGYFLRAVDQGIGRALWFIHGARVRDVATAVSRFASHRQADLWSGVGLAATFAGGCDADALAVLLGEAGGHGPEVAQGSVFAAKARGYAGFVPEHTEVATAALAGLSVRDAVALADDSEVAPDASGAVPAYELWRGRVRAHFAGRLVG
- a CDS encoding acyl-CoA carboxylase epsilon subunit; protein product: MEDSVAESVPDETGLIVVRGDPTPEELAAVVAVIAAVAARAGDEEPEPGPEPASPWSAPWSAPWSAPRPSPWTALSWPVPRPRPAARGAGSSPNVRWQRNA